In a genomic window of Roseiflexus castenholzii DSM 13941:
- the thrS gene encoding threonine--tRNA ligase, which yields MPVKPETDPYYRLRHSAAHVMAQAVLELFPEGKIAIGPPIEDGFYYDFDLPRPLTPDDLEEIEKRMRRIIAGKHPFVYRVVDPDEARALFRDQPYKLELIDGLLHGQDEYGEQGSTNTVISTYRHDTFEDLCRGPHLEHTGQIPPDAFKLMSVAGAYWRGDSNRPMLQRIYGTAWNSKEELDAYLHRLEEAKRRDHRRIGKELGLFYFSEDIGPGLPLFTPKGEMLRHLMESYVREVQTRYGYQHVWTGHIVKETLYKKSGHYEAYRENMFPPMIEDEEHVYRLKPMNCPSHMTLYKEMGIHSYRDLPLRFAEFATLYRYEERGTLTGLTRVRALTQDDCHIFCRPDQIEEEFGLALRLIREVLETYRFTNYRVRLSLRGEGGKYIADDEAWDLAERALRTALDHYSVQYEEAPGEAAIYGPKADFLAHDVLGREWQLSTIQVDFIQPRRLGLEYIAEDGQPRTPVVLHRAVTGTTERFMGVLIEHFAGAFPLWLAPVQAVVIPISDERHGAYAADVGRQLTAAGLRVEVDLSRERMQAKIRQAQLQKIPYMLIIGDREQHAGAVAVRCRSGEDLGAVPVAAFIARARAEIEAKA from the coding sequence ATGCCGGTCAAACCAGAAACCGATCCCTACTACCGCCTGCGTCATTCCGCTGCGCATGTGATGGCGCAGGCCGTGCTGGAACTGTTCCCGGAAGGGAAAATTGCGATTGGTCCGCCAATCGAAGATGGGTTCTACTACGATTTCGATCTGCCGCGTCCGTTGACGCCTGATGACCTGGAAGAGATCGAAAAGCGTATGCGCCGGATTATCGCCGGAAAGCACCCGTTCGTCTACCGGGTCGTCGATCCCGATGAGGCGCGCGCGCTGTTCCGCGACCAACCATACAAACTGGAGTTGATCGACGGACTGCTCCACGGTCAGGACGAATACGGCGAACAAGGAAGCACAAACACGGTCATTTCGACGTACAGGCACGATACGTTCGAGGATCTCTGCCGTGGTCCGCATCTGGAACACACCGGACAGATCCCGCCGGATGCCTTCAAGTTGATGAGCGTGGCCGGAGCGTACTGGCGCGGCGACTCGAACCGTCCAATGCTCCAGCGGATCTACGGTACCGCGTGGAACAGCAAAGAGGAACTCGACGCCTATCTTCACCGTCTCGAAGAAGCAAAACGCCGCGATCACCGTCGGATCGGGAAAGAACTTGGCCTGTTCTACTTTTCCGAGGATATTGGTCCCGGTCTGCCGCTCTTCACGCCAAAGGGGGAAATGCTGCGCCATCTGATGGAGTCGTATGTGCGCGAGGTTCAGACGCGCTATGGGTATCAGCATGTCTGGACCGGGCATATCGTCAAAGAGACGCTGTACAAGAAGTCCGGGCACTATGAGGCGTACCGCGAGAACATGTTTCCTCCCATGATCGAGGATGAGGAGCACGTCTACCGCCTGAAGCCGATGAACTGCCCCAGCCATATGACCCTCTACAAGGAGATGGGGATTCACTCGTACCGCGATCTGCCGTTGCGCTTTGCGGAGTTTGCAACGCTCTATCGCTACGAGGAACGCGGCACGCTCACCGGTTTGACGCGGGTGCGGGCGCTGACGCAGGACGACTGTCATATTTTCTGCCGTCCTGATCAGATCGAAGAGGAGTTCGGGCTGGCGCTGCGTCTCATTCGTGAGGTGCTCGAAACATACCGCTTCACCAATTACCGGGTGCGTCTCTCGCTGCGCGGCGAAGGCGGAAAGTATATCGCGGACGACGAGGCGTGGGATTTGGCGGAGCGTGCGCTGCGCACCGCGCTCGATCACTACAGTGTGCAGTACGAGGAGGCGCCCGGCGAAGCGGCAATCTATGGACCGAAAGCCGATTTTCTGGCACATGATGTTCTGGGGCGCGAATGGCAGTTGTCGACCATCCAGGTCGATTTCATTCAGCCGCGTCGTCTGGGTCTGGAGTATATTGCGGAAGATGGTCAACCGCGCACGCCGGTTGTGTTGCACCGTGCTGTCACCGGCACCACCGAGCGGTTCATGGGGGTGTTGATCGAGCACTTCGCTGGCGCGTTTCCGCTCTGGTTGGCGCCGGTTCAGGCAGTGGTCATTCCGATCTCCGACGAGCGACACGGCGCCTATGCCGCCGACGTGGGGCGGCAACTGACCGCAGCCGGATTGCGGGTCGAGGTTGATCTGAGCAGGGAGCGCATGCAGGCAAAGATTCGTCAGGCGCAGTTGCAGAAGATACCGTATATGCTTATAATCGGCGATAGAGAGCAGCATGCCGGCGCCGTCGCCGTGCGCTGCCGGTCGGGTGAAGACCTCGGCGCAGTGCCGGTTGCGGCGTTCATTGCGCGCGCCCGCGCTGAGATTGAAGCAAAGGCATAA
- a CDS encoding ParA family protein, which translates to MSVIGASEPYILALANQKGGVGKTTTAVNLAGELARRGQQALLVDCDPQGNATSSLGISKRDLQYSTYEAIMGGVGLDRAIRSTGRARLDIVPANEHLAGAMVELVNAERREWRLADALSQVVGYDWVLLDCPPSLGLLTLNALCAARGVIIPLQCEYLALEGLAQLNRTIDLVRDYLNPRLTIIGVVMTMFDGRTNLAQQVVEEVRRYFPQRMFNTLIPRSVRISEAPSHGQTIAEYDPSSRGALAYGALADEVLRRIDRQAVVR; encoded by the coding sequence ATGTCAGTCATCGGCGCTTCGGAACCATACATACTTGCCCTTGCCAATCAGAAGGGCGGCGTCGGCAAGACGACGACGGCGGTCAATCTCGCGGGGGAACTGGCGCGCCGCGGTCAGCAGGCGCTCCTGGTCGATTGCGATCCGCAGGGCAACGCGACGAGCAGCCTGGGAATCTCGAAACGCGACCTGCAATACTCGACGTATGAGGCGATCATGGGGGGCGTCGGTCTGGATCGCGCAATCCGATCAACCGGGCGCGCCCGGTTGGATATTGTGCCGGCAAATGAGCACCTTGCCGGTGCGATGGTTGAACTGGTCAATGCCGAACGCCGTGAATGGCGCCTCGCCGATGCGCTGAGTCAGGTGGTCGGGTATGACTGGGTGCTGCTCGACTGCCCGCCCTCTCTCGGATTGCTGACATTGAACGCGCTGTGCGCGGCGCGCGGGGTTATTATTCCGCTTCAGTGCGAGTATCTGGCGCTTGAAGGGTTGGCGCAGTTGAACAGGACCATTGATCTGGTCCGCGACTATCTCAACCCGCGTCTGACGATTATCGGGGTGGTCATGACGATGTTCGATGGTCGAACCAACCTGGCGCAGCAGGTTGTTGAAGAGGTGCGTCGTTACTTCCCGCAACGCATGTTCAACACCCTGATCCCGCGCAGTGTGCGCATCAGCGAAGCCCCCAGCCACGGGCAAACCATTGCAGAGTATGATCCGTCGAGTCGCGGCGCGTTGGCGTATGGAGCGCTTGCGGATGAAGTGCTGCGCCGTATTGATCGACAGGCGGTGGTGCGATGA
- a CDS encoding sensor histidine kinase, producing the protein MRSPALLPMHWFHQLRWKLFVSHAIIIVIAIVVLLGAAQILVRSSMLEGAAIAALSGVNDEALALAGETAIQRRFQSVLEQALLLASFGALAAAVVVSLFVSRRIVEPLQDLTAVSRRLAQGYYRDRTFIHSDDELAELSQSINHLAEALDRTEQRRLALIADVAHELRTPLTTIEGYMEGLLDGVIAPDEQTFTLIRHEAARLRRLTEELGLLSRAEAGELRVQPRVFDVCPLLQELVARFQPQFSACEVDLQLRLTVPSLDLYADPDRLMQVMVNLLSNALRYTPSGGLVEVSLTLSGEYARISVRDTGIGIEAEHLPLIFERFYRVDKSRTRHSGGTGIGLTIARHLVYASGGEIWAESDGIGKGATFHVTLPTAIVHQPIRIVVADA; encoded by the coding sequence ATGCGATCGCCCGCCCTGTTGCCTATGCACTGGTTTCATCAACTGCGCTGGAAACTGTTTGTATCGCACGCGATCATCATTGTGATTGCGATTGTGGTGCTGCTGGGTGCGGCGCAGATTCTGGTGCGCAGCAGCATGCTGGAAGGCGCTGCCATTGCAGCATTGTCCGGCGTAAATGATGAGGCGCTGGCTCTGGCGGGAGAAACGGCGATCCAGCGCCGTTTCCAATCTGTTCTCGAACAGGCGCTGCTCCTGGCGAGTTTTGGCGCCCTGGCGGCCGCTGTGGTCGTCAGCCTGTTCGTCTCGCGGCGTATCGTCGAACCCCTCCAGGACCTTACTGCGGTCAGTCGGCGACTGGCGCAGGGGTATTATCGGGATCGAACGTTTATCCATTCAGACGATGAACTCGCCGAACTGAGTCAGAGTATCAATCATCTGGCAGAGGCGCTTGATCGCACGGAACAGCGTCGTCTGGCGTTGATCGCCGATGTGGCGCACGAACTGCGCACGCCGTTGACGACCATCGAGGGGTATATGGAAGGGTTGCTGGATGGCGTCATTGCGCCGGATGAGCAGACCTTCACGCTGATCCGGCATGAGGCGGCTCGCCTGCGTCGTTTGACCGAGGAACTCGGTCTGTTGTCGCGCGCGGAAGCCGGTGAGTTGCGCGTCCAACCGCGTGTGTTCGATGTCTGTCCGTTGTTGCAGGAATTGGTTGCCCGATTTCAGCCGCAGTTCTCCGCCTGTGAAGTGGATCTGCAATTGCGCCTGACCGTCCCCTCCCTCGATCTCTACGCCGATCCTGATCGCTTGATGCAGGTGATGGTGAATCTGTTGTCGAATGCGCTGCGCTATACGCCATCCGGTGGTTTGGTTGAGGTGTCGCTGACGCTTTCTGGCGAGTATGCGCGCATATCGGTGCGCGATACCGGAATCGGTATCGAAGCGGAACACCTTCCGTTGATCTTCGAACGCTTCTATCGGGTGGATAAGTCGCGCACGCGCCACAGTGGCGGTACCGGCATTGGACTGACAATCGCCCGGCATCTGGTGTACGCTAGCGGCGGCGAGATCTGGGCGGAGAGCGATGGGATCGGAAAAGGCGCGACGTTCCATGTCACTTTGCCGACCGCAATTGTTCATCAACCGATCCGCATCGTTGTTGCGGATGCCTGA
- a CDS encoding VC_2705 family sodium/solute symporter, with protein sequence MFWLAMIAIALMLLTLLFPQLERRDEDRRRSPMPHIPRRQHEQRNLPAVTILETRQTASMSPTEQSAYWSSNLRLITIVLLLWAGGAFLPALLAPVLNPIRVLTGFPLGYILSAQGAPLLFLVLTALYTAIMTRRDRRFGGRVVQGMPVLSDTALPVVLVMTGGALIVIADIVFSLPLTLIGWGAIGLTIAIYAAIGIRSRTGDLDEYYVAGRRIPALFNGLAISADWMSAATFISLAGTLWMLGYEGLAYIIGWTGGYVLLALLLAPYLRKFGQSTIPEFIGARYASTTARLVAAIVTVIVSFTYLTAQVSGIGLIMGRFLGVNYLFGVAIGLGAVLFCSYLGGMRAITWTQVAQAIVIVVTYLTPAALLSLKDTGIVLPQVMYGAAFDVIAELERAQRIATSYAEPFNDWSVWQYLALATCLMCGTAGLPHILVRFYTTPSVVHARRSVAWALLFIMLVYLTIPAYAAFSRWEILAHVVGRPVRALPQWAVNWGNAGLLSITDLTTLEGRRVAELPAWAAVALESGALQFADANGDGRVQLNELSGRMVTPSATDGILQYSELKISPDLVVVSTPEIVGLPGAVAALVIAGGLAAALSTADGLLIVITSSVALDIYQSLNRRAAVRTLLSIGRITLFLSAALAAVTALRQLGIIVELVAWAFSIAAATMFPVLTLGIFWRRANRQGAIAGMIVGLFAIVGAILVNWLSPATTILGISGPATGIFGMVASFITTVVVSWLTPPPSPATQTLIDALRRP encoded by the coding sequence ATGTTCTGGCTGGCGATGATTGCCATCGCGCTGATGCTGCTGACGTTGCTGTTTCCGCAACTCGAGCGCCGCGATGAAGATCGTCGCCGTTCGCCGATGCCGCACATCCCGCGTCGTCAGCACGAACAACGCAACCTTCCGGCAGTGACCATCCTCGAGACGCGGCAGACGGCGTCGATGTCGCCAACTGAGCAATCCGCTTACTGGTCGTCGAATCTGCGCTTGATTACGATTGTGCTCCTCCTGTGGGCAGGCGGCGCATTTCTTCCCGCGCTTCTTGCGCCTGTCTTGAATCCGATTCGGGTGTTGACCGGCTTTCCGCTCGGGTATATCCTTTCGGCGCAGGGCGCACCGCTCCTTTTCCTGGTATTGACTGCGCTCTACACCGCTATCATGACGCGGCGTGATCGTCGCTTCGGCGGTCGCGTTGTCCAGGGCATGCCCGTCTTATCCGACACGGCGCTGCCGGTGGTTCTGGTGATGACCGGCGGCGCTTTGATCGTTATCGCCGATATCGTTTTTTCTCTGCCGTTGACGCTCATCGGTTGGGGGGCAATTGGGCTGACTATCGCCATCTATGCTGCAATCGGCATCCGCAGTCGCACCGGTGATCTGGACGAGTACTACGTCGCCGGGCGGCGCATTCCTGCGTTGTTCAACGGGTTGGCGATCAGCGCGGACTGGATGAGCGCCGCGACGTTTATCTCGCTGGCGGGCACGCTCTGGATGCTGGGTTACGAAGGTCTGGCGTATATCATCGGATGGACCGGCGGGTATGTCTTGCTGGCGTTGCTTCTTGCGCCGTACCTGCGTAAGTTTGGCCAGTCTACGATTCCTGAGTTTATCGGCGCGCGCTATGCCTCAACAACGGCACGCCTCGTGGCTGCCATCGTTACGGTGATTGTCTCCTTCACCTACCTGACGGCGCAGGTGTCGGGAATTGGACTGATTATGGGGCGTTTCCTTGGCGTCAACTACCTGTTCGGCGTGGCGATCGGTCTCGGCGCCGTGCTCTTCTGCTCTTATCTGGGGGGGATGAGAGCGATCACCTGGACGCAGGTCGCCCAGGCGATTGTGATCGTTGTAACCTATCTGACGCCAGCTGCATTGCTCTCGCTCAAGGATACGGGAATTGTGCTGCCGCAGGTAATGTACGGCGCAGCCTTCGATGTGATCGCCGAACTGGAACGCGCACAAAGGATTGCAACATCGTATGCCGAACCGTTCAATGACTGGTCGGTCTGGCAGTATCTGGCGCTGGCAACCTGCCTGATGTGCGGCACAGCGGGTTTGCCGCATATCCTGGTGCGCTTCTACACGACGCCATCAGTGGTTCATGCCCGGCGAAGCGTGGCTTGGGCGCTCCTGTTCATTATGCTGGTCTACCTGACGATCCCGGCGTATGCCGCGTTTTCGCGCTGGGAGATTCTGGCGCACGTCGTCGGTCGACCGGTGCGTGCGTTGCCGCAGTGGGCGGTTAATTGGGGGAATGCCGGTCTGTTGAGTATTACCGACCTGACAACGCTCGAAGGTCGCAGGGTTGCGGAACTCCCGGCGTGGGCGGCAGTGGCGCTGGAGAGCGGCGCGCTTCAGTTTGCCGATGCCAATGGCGATGGCCGTGTCCAACTCAATGAGTTGAGCGGCCGCATGGTTACCCCTTCGGCAACGGATGGCATCCTCCAGTATAGCGAGTTGAAAATCAGCCCCGATCTGGTCGTGGTCTCGACTCCTGAAATTGTCGGGTTGCCCGGCGCTGTCGCGGCGCTGGTGATCGCCGGCGGGCTGGCGGCGGCGCTGAGTACTGCCGATGGATTGTTGATCGTCATTACCTCGTCGGTGGCGCTGGATATCTATCAATCACTGAATCGGCGCGCTGCCGTGCGCACCCTGCTCTCCATCGGTCGCATAACTCTCTTTCTGTCCGCCGCGCTTGCAGCAGTGACGGCGCTGCGTCAGTTGGGCATCATTGTCGAACTTGTCGCCTGGGCGTTCTCGATTGCCGCTGCAACCATGTTTCCGGTGCTGACGCTTGGCATCTTCTGGCGGCGCGCCAATCGTCAAGGTGCGATTGCCGGCATGATTGTCGGATTGTTCGCCATTGTCGGCGCAATCCTGGTCAACTGGCTGAGTCCTGCCACGACCATCCTTGGTATTTCTGGACCGGCGACCGGTATCTTTGGCATGGTCGCCAGTTTCATAACGACGGTCGTTGTCAGTTGGTTGACCCCTCCGCCGTCGCCGGCAACCCAGACGTTGATCGATGCGCTGCGTCGTCCGTGA
- a CDS encoding response regulator transcription factor, with protein sequence MAATILVVEDEEPILNLVVAYLKADGFAVHTARDGESALMLAQTLQPDLIVLDLLLPGMDGLEICRRLQRDGGPYVLMLTARAEEVDKVVGLSVGADDYLTKPFSPRELVARVKAILRRRRHTSVASPAESALLTFRDLQIDVARREVQRRGVPVTLTAREFDLLYTLAAMPGRVFTREQLLERVWGHDFDGVDRVVDVHISLLRRKLEDDPTEPTLIQTVRGVGYKFTG encoded by the coding sequence ATGGCCGCAACAATCCTCGTTGTTGAGGATGAGGAGCCGATTCTCAACCTTGTCGTCGCCTACCTGAAGGCGGATGGGTTCGCCGTACACACTGCGCGCGATGGTGAGTCGGCGCTGATGCTGGCGCAGACACTGCAACCCGATCTGATCGTTCTCGATCTGTTGCTGCCCGGAATGGACGGTCTTGAAATTTGCCGACGCTTGCAGCGCGATGGCGGTCCGTATGTGCTCATGCTGACCGCGCGCGCCGAGGAGGTCGATAAGGTCGTGGGGCTGTCCGTCGGCGCCGATGATTACCTGACCAAGCCGTTCAGTCCACGCGAGTTGGTGGCGCGTGTCAAGGCCATCCTGCGCCGGCGACGCCATACGAGTGTCGCTTCTCCAGCCGAGTCCGCCCTGTTGACCTTTCGTGACCTCCAGATCGATGTTGCGCGGCGCGAGGTGCAGCGTCGCGGCGTGCCGGTCACGTTGACGGCGCGCGAGTTCGATCTGCTCTATACGCTGGCTGCCATGCCGGGGCGTGTGTTTACGCGTGAGCAACTGCTCGAACGGGTTTGGGGACACGATTTCGATGGCGTGGATCGAGTGGTCGATGTCCATATCAGTTTGCTGCGGAGGAAACTGGAGGATGATCCGACGGAACCGACCCTGATCCAGACGGTGCGTGGCGTCGGATACAAATTCACCGGGTAA
- a CDS encoding DUF4013 domain-containing protein, producing the protein MDLRTAIRTVHSDPLWWRKILIGGALFMSVVGAPFAGGWIIEYIDNSRKGYPAPLPPWFDWSTRWLMGMFAWIIDFLFYVMPFMVAGVVAFCVAFSAVLSNSPAFANQALTIVGVVALMYVIFMFMSSVSMVGRLIYVQDASPEHAMSMRSLREALRPGARGVYFRARLVSLPAYLPAIALGGVTFLVANLTIPGVLVIVLVLIWLTLIALLYAHLLVAQIYVAAERELERRGLSRVSELM; encoded by the coding sequence ATGGATCTCCGAACCGCCATCCGAACTGTGCATAGCGACCCGCTCTGGTGGCGCAAAATCCTGATCGGCGGCGCGTTATTCATGTCGGTCGTCGGTGCGCCGTTTGCCGGCGGATGGATTATTGAGTATATCGACAACTCGCGGAAAGGGTATCCTGCGCCGCTTCCTCCGTGGTTCGACTGGTCGACGCGCTGGTTGATGGGGATGTTCGCCTGGATTATCGACTTTCTATTTTATGTCATGCCGTTCATGGTTGCGGGAGTCGTCGCCTTTTGTGTGGCGTTTTCGGCGGTATTGAGCAATTCCCCGGCGTTTGCCAACCAGGCCCTGACCATCGTTGGCGTTGTCGCGCTCATGTATGTGATCTTCATGTTTATGAGCAGCGTTTCGATGGTCGGTCGCCTGATCTATGTGCAGGATGCTTCACCGGAGCATGCGATGAGTATGCGCTCCTTGCGCGAAGCGTTGCGACCCGGCGCGCGCGGGGTGTACTTCCGGGCGCGTCTGGTGTCGCTGCCTGCCTATTTGCCGGCGATCGCCCTTGGAGGGGTGACGTTCCTGGTCGCCAACCTGACCATTCCCGGCGTTCTGGTGATCGTTCTGGTGCTGATCTGGCTGACGTTGATCGCGCTGCTTTATGCGCACCTTCTCGTTGCTCAGATATATGTTGCAGCGGAACGCGAACTCGAGCGACGCGGACTCTCCCGTGTCAGTGAACTGATGTAG
- a CDS encoding bifunctional nuclease family protein — translation MIRVTVDSIRVSLLTQHRVVVLREAESRRYLPIWIGAFEADAIALAMQGHEPQRPMTHDLLKSVFSELGSTISHIVINDIQDSTFYARIVVEQGSHTIEIDARPSDAIALAVRTDAPIYVETHVFEAAGVLFDDEETTAADEEPKSASRVLDRASESDEPESDTSTDEGLSLFRDFINTLDIDDDEQNKGKKQ, via the coding sequence ATGATCCGTGTAACTGTTGACAGCATCCGTGTGAGTCTGCTGACACAGCATCGTGTCGTCGTCCTGCGCGAAGCTGAGAGTCGTCGCTACCTGCCGATCTGGATCGGCGCCTTCGAGGCTGACGCGATCGCACTCGCAATGCAGGGGCATGAACCGCAGCGCCCGATGACCCACGATTTGCTCAAGTCAGTCTTCAGTGAACTGGGTTCGACGATCAGCCATATTGTTATCAACGACATTCAAGATAGCACGTTCTACGCGCGGATTGTCGTTGAACAGGGCAGTCACACCATCGAGATCGACGCCCGTCCAAGTGATGCGATTGCGCTTGCCGTGCGCACCGACGCGCCGATTTACGTCGAAACCCACGTCTTTGAGGCTGCCGGTGTGCTCTTCGACGATGAGGAAACCACTGCCGCCGATGAAGAACCAAAGAGTGCATCGCGCGTACTGGACAGGGCATCCGAGTCTGATGAACCAGAATCTGATACATCAACCGACGAGGGGCTCTCGCTTTTCCGCGACTTTATCAACACCCTGGATATCGACGATGATGAACAGAACAAGGGAAAGAAACAGTAG
- a CDS encoding competence/damage-inducible protein A has protein sequence MNAEILAIGSELLLGETIDTNSAYLAQQLAAIGINLFRKSVVGDNEERIAAAISEALGRADLLICTGGLGPTVDDVTREAVARALQRPLIFHQHLLDQIEARFRAFGRPMPQSNRRQAHVPEGARIVENPRGTAPAFIVEDARGTVVVLPGVPSEMRYLWENAILPYLRDERGETGVILVRTLHAVGLGESVIGELLADLMTQTNPTLGISAKRAQYELRIGARANSRADAEAMIAGVEATIRERLGANLLGAERLDQTVARLLRERGKTIALHEGVAAAPLYHALSAQKDALAALRGVIIHPADIPTDDEAAQSLARTGAVAVRHQWRADVGLALQPSSVIAADGFATMCVALAHDGGVNEWRRRFDMRSEDVWDFAGTMAFDALRQYLAAL, from the coding sequence ATGAACGCTGAGATTCTGGCGATCGGCTCGGAGTTGTTGCTCGGCGAGACGATCGATACAAATAGCGCCTATCTGGCGCAGCAGTTGGCTGCCATCGGCATCAATCTGTTCCGCAAGTCGGTTGTCGGCGATAACGAAGAGCGTATTGCCGCAGCGATCAGTGAAGCGCTCGGGCGCGCCGATCTCCTGATCTGCACCGGCGGGCTTGGTCCGACGGTCGATGATGTGACGCGCGAAGCGGTTGCGCGCGCCCTCCAGCGTCCGCTTATCTTTCATCAGCACCTGCTCGACCAGATCGAAGCGCGCTTTCGCGCATTTGGTCGTCCCATGCCGCAGAGTAATCGCCGTCAGGCGCATGTTCCCGAAGGCGCGCGGATCGTGGAAAATCCGCGCGGCACTGCGCCCGCGTTCATTGTCGAAGATGCGCGTGGTACAGTCGTTGTGCTGCCCGGCGTTCCTTCCGAAATGCGCTACCTTTGGGAAAACGCCATACTGCCGTACTTGCGCGATGAGCGTGGTGAAACTGGCGTCATCCTGGTGCGCACCCTGCACGCCGTCGGACTTGGCGAGAGCGTGATCGGCGAATTGCTTGCCGATCTGATGACGCAAACCAACCCGACGCTTGGGATTTCCGCCAAGCGTGCGCAGTATGAGTTGCGTATCGGCGCCAGGGCGAACAGCCGCGCCGATGCTGAGGCGATGATTGCCGGGGTCGAGGCGACGATCCGTGAACGGCTTGGCGCGAACCTGCTTGGCGCCGAACGCCTGGATCAGACAGTCGCCCGTCTGCTGCGCGAGCGCGGCAAAACGATCGCGCTGCATGAGGGCGTGGCTGCTGCGCCGCTGTACCATGCCCTGAGCGCCCAAAAAGATGCGCTTGCCGCGTTGCGGGGCGTGATTATTCACCCGGCGGATATTCCAACCGACGATGAGGCGGCGCAGAGCCTGGCGCGCACCGGCGCTGTCGCAGTGCGTCATCAGTGGCGCGCCGATGTCGGGCTGGCACTGCAACCGTCGAGCGTAATTGCAGCGGATGGCTTCGCCACGATGTGCGTGGCGCTCGCCCACGATGGCGGGGTGAACGAGTGGCGCCGCCGCTTTGATATGCGCAGCGAGGACGTCTGGGATTTTGCCGGCACGATGGCGTTCGATGCGTTGCGGCAATACCTTGCAGCGTTGTAG
- a CDS encoding DUF4013 domain-containing protein: MEIGKTFSFVTEDEQWITKVLIGALIPLIPIVGTFAVQGYSYRVAQNVARGNPRPLPAWGEFGDLLKTGFMAFVIQFVYVLPVAIIYGIFVALTIAAAAISGESEGGAAFVGLLSLCFLPLIFIAAIVCGFAALAAIMRYLATDSFGEAFKFGEVLAMLRNHIGVFLMILVVGIIAGVVAGLGAIACGIGVLFTAFYAQCMIGHAVGQAMQRIFPAQQPVYAAPGYYGPPPGYGPPPSY; the protein is encoded by the coding sequence ATGGAGATCGGAAAGACCTTCAGTTTCGTGACCGAGGACGAACAGTGGATTACGAAGGTGCTGATCGGCGCTTTGATCCCTCTGATACCGATTGTGGGAACGTTCGCCGTTCAGGGGTATTCGTACCGTGTGGCGCAAAATGTGGCGCGCGGCAACCCGCGTCCGCTCCCGGCATGGGGGGAATTCGGCGATCTTCTGAAGACGGGCTTTATGGCGTTTGTGATCCAGTTCGTCTATGTGTTGCCGGTGGCGATTATCTATGGAATCTTCGTGGCGCTTACTATTGCTGCCGCAGCGATTTCAGGCGAGTCGGAGGGGGGGGCGGCGTTTGTTGGATTGCTCAGTCTCTGTTTCCTCCCGCTGATCTTTATCGCCGCGATTGTGTGCGGTTTTGCCGCGTTGGCGGCAATCATGCGCTATCTGGCAACCGATTCGTTCGGCGAGGCGTTCAAATTCGGCGAGGTTCTCGCCATGCTGCGCAATCATATCGGCGTGTTCCTGATGATCCTGGTTGTAGGCATCATCGCCGGTGTTGTTGCGGGTTTGGGCGCCATTGCGTGCGGCATCGGCGTGCTGTTCACCGCATTCTATGCGCAGTGTATGATCGGGCATGCGGTTGGTCAGGCGATGCAGCGCATCTTCCCGGCGCAGCAACCGGTCTATGCTGCGCCAGGCTACTACGGACCGCCGCCGGGCTATGGTCCGCCGCCATCGTACTGA